Proteins encoded within one genomic window of Pristiophorus japonicus isolate sPriJap1 chromosome 11, sPriJap1.hap1, whole genome shotgun sequence:
- the LOC139275823 gene encoding beta-1,3-galactosyltransferase 5-like, protein MIKNKVMALLCVFAVAFTILLCVLYPQTFNINYMSYNTDKRSLSKEKGEFLIVPQSDCGDHPPFLVCLVTVSQSQWEARDAIRRTWGRDQTTDGKRTVAYFLLGYNTWYQSTILNESLHYGDIIQKNFTDTYSNLTLKVLMGIEWVHRFCSAASFVMKTDSDMFVNTHYLTYLLSEKNRTRLYTGFIKAKEKPIRYSSNKWYLAKKEYPHSTYPPFCSGTGYVFSGDLAEPIIAVSKHIPLLRLEDVYIGLCLQKLNVTPVELSLKQPFYTRKVKFSICHFQTLVTSHRVSPIELLIYWKTLGETNKEECWRKMEEFQWT, encoded by the coding sequence atgaTCAAAAACAAAGTTATGGCTTTACTTTGTGTATTCGCTGTTGCTTTCACCATTTTACTGTGTGTCCTTTACCCCCAAACATTCAATATTAACTACATGTCCTACAACACGGACAAAAGATCGCTGTCCAAGGAAAAAGGGGAATTCCTGATCGTCCCGCAGTCGGATTGTGGGGACCACCCTCCGTTCCTGGTCTGCCTGGTGACTGTCTCTCAGTCCCAGTGGGAAGCGCGGGATGCCATCCGGCGCACCTGGGGCAGGGATCAGACCACAGATGGCAAAAGGACAGTCGCCTATTTCCTCCTGGGGTACAACACGTGGTACCAGTCCACAATCTTAAACGAAAGCCTCCACTACGGGGACATCATCCAGAAGAACTTCACCGACACGTACAGCAACCTGACGCTGAAAGTGCTGATGGGGATCGAGTGGGTGCACAGATTCTGCTCGGCAGCCTCGTTCGTGATGAAAACCGACTCCGACATGTTTGTAAATACCCATTACCTGACCTACCTGCTGTCGGAGAAGAACCGGACGCGCTTGTACACGGGCTTTATCAAGGCCAAGGAGAAGCCCATCAGGTATTCCTCCAACAAGTGGTACTTGGCCAAGAAGGAATACCCTCACAGCACCTACCCGCCTTTTTGTTCGGGGACGGGCTATGTTTTCTCGGGCGACCTCGCCGAGCCGATCATCGCTGTTTCAAAGCACATTCCCCTCCTCAGGCTGGAGGATGTCTACATTGGGCTGTGCCTCCAGAAGCTGAATGTAACTCCGGTGGAGCTGTCCCTCAAACAGCCTTTCTATACCAGAAAAGTGAAGTTCTCCATCTGTCATTTTCAAACGCTTGTGACATCTCACAGAGTCAGTCCGATCGAGCTGTTGATTTACTGGAAAACACTGGGAGAAACCAACAAAGAGGAATGTTGGAGAAAAATGGAGGAATTTCAGTGGACATAG